A genomic stretch from Solanum stenotomum isolate F172 chromosome 8, ASM1918654v1, whole genome shotgun sequence includes:
- the LOC125872568 gene encoding CBL-interacting protein kinase 18-like yields MVKNGNALMQKYELGRLLGQGNFGKVYYGKNLESGQTVAIKVIDKEKVQKAGLTEQTKREISVMALVKHPHVVQLYEVMATKSKIYFVIEHAKGGELFNTLTKGRLKEDVARKLFQQLINAVEFCHSRDVYHRDLKPENLLLDENGNLKVSDFGLSALAESKRQDGLLHTTCGTPAYVAPEVISRKGYKGVKADIWSCGVILFVLLAGYLPFYDSNLMNLYRKICRAEYKCPHWFPLEVRKLLSRILDPNPHKRISIAKIKESSWFKKGLGSTHVGTKQVVNQNVIADGDAVSSSNLESSTSSSDTKLELMKPAIFSAFHILCWFNLSGLFINNDQKEELRFTSVKPAPVIISKLVEVGRSLNLEIKKKEGGFLRLEGLNESRYETLCIDVQIFEISESHYYFIELRRSSGDAIDYQNMLTQTIRPALEEIVLAWQGVQSHQQ; encoded by the coding sequence atggtgaaaaatggaAATGCATTGATGCAAAAATATGAATTGGGGAGATTATTAGGTCAAGGCAACTTTGGTAAGGTTTATTatggaaagaatctggaaagcGGACAGACTGTAGCCATTAAAGTAATTGATAAAGAGAAGGTTCAGAAAGCTGGACTGACTGAACAGACGAAACGAGAGATATCTGTTATGGCATTGGTCAAACATCCACATGTTGTGCAGCTATACGAGGTCATGGCAACTAAGAGTAAGATTTACTTTGTGATCGAACATGCCAAAGGTGGCGAGCTTTTCAACACACTGACAAAGGGGAGGCTCAAGGAAGATGTTGCTAGAAAGTTGTTTCAGCAACTGATCAACGCAGTTGAATTTTGCCACAGCCGAGATGTTTATCACCGTGATCTCAAACCGGAAAATCTCCTACTGGATGAGAATGGAAACCTAAAGGTCTCAGACTTTGGTTTGAGTGCATTAGCTGAGTCTAAGCGGCAAGATGGGTTACTCCACACAACCTGTGGTACACCAGCATATGTTGCTCCTGAGGTGATTAGTAGAAAAGGATATAAAGGTGTCAAAGCTGACATCTGGTCTTGTGGGGTGATTTTATTCGTCTTGTTGGCTGGTTATCTTCCATTTTATGACTCAAATCTTATGAATCTGTATAGGAAGATATGCAGGGCAGAGTACAAATGCCCTCATTGGTTCCCTCTAGAAGTACGTAAACTTCTCTCTAGGATCCTTGACCCAAACCCTCATAAAAGGATTTCAATAGCCAAAATCAAGGAAAGCTCCTGGTTTAAGAAAGGATTGGGATCTACACATGTGGGAACTAAACAAGTAGTGAACCAAAATGTTATTGCAGATGGTGATGCTGTTTCCAGTTCAAATTTGGAGAGTAGTACCTCTTCCTCCGACACTAAGTTAGAGTTGATGAAACCTGCAATCTTTAGTGCATTTCATATCCTCTGCTGGTTTAATTTGTCTGGTTTATTCATAAACAATGATCAAAAGGAGGAGCTGCGATTCACATCAGTGAAGCCTGCCCCAGTCATCATATCCAAGCTTGTGGAAGTTGGCAGGAGTCTGAACCttgaaataaagaagaaagaggGTGGATTTCTTAGATTAGAGGGATTAAATGAGAGCAGATATGAAACTCTGTGCATTGATGTgcaaatatttgaaatttctgAATCCCATTATTACTTCATTGAGCTGAGAAGGTCAAGTGGTGATGCGATTGATTACCAAAACATGTTGACGCAAACTATCAGACCAGCTCTTGAGGAAATTGTTCTGGCTTGGCAAGGTGTGCAATCTCATCAACAATAG